Part of the Onthophagus taurus isolate NC chromosome 11, IU_Otau_3.0, whole genome shotgun sequence genome is shown below.
TCTTCTTTCATTTTGGTTGAGTGAATAAATAGGTATCAATGATTTGATGGCTTATTActaaaaatacgaaataaataaaatgttcaaatatGTGTTCAATATGATCATTAAAAAGGAACATTTAAAACggcacaaatatttttattgatctaaaagaatttcaatttcattaCAAACTTCATTCTACTTTTAGTATCTACTCACTGAAATTCCACTCATTGtctaaatgaaaagaaaaattacagaGGAGAGGACGCCGCTGCTGAATTCCTTTgcggatttaattaaaattaaagtctCTTTCAATCCAGCACTACAAATTATCACATGATATTAAAGACGgactaaatttgaaattaccaAATTGATGTTAAATTATCCTTATGCTTTCTGCTTCCTCTGTTCTCTCAACGCACGAATTTTATACAAAGTACTTAACATCGCAAATAATATTGTAGCAATACTACCCATGTAATATATTCTGAAGGAGCGTCTATGTTTTCTATGTGATgttaaaactaatattaaatTACTGATTTCGTTGCAGTGAAATAGACGTTTTTGTAGGTCTTTTATTCTTCTATGAATGCTATTTTGTATCCAGAGTTCTTTATGAAAATGGTCCATTTTTGCTTGTTCTCCTTTCGCTATACGCTGATAAACGTGGTCGTTAATCTCCATGAAGAACGTCAAAGACGATAAATTTCCATGTAACTGTTCTACTTCTCTCCTTGTAGCTTTTACGGTGTACCCAATATTCATATCGTGAGCAacgttttctaaaatattatgCAGGTAAAGTTCCAAGACTGTTTGCCATATTGTTAAGCTCACTGATGTGGCTAACATGCAAGAGGTGACGTACTTTTCatggaaattattattttctgggAGCGTAAATACACCGTCAGGTCCTATTGAACAATATCTAACAGAGATTTCATtgagatttatttattgtaaagtaCTTTTACCTACTCTTACTAAGTGTGTAATAATTGACATCGAATGATTGCATATGATGATCAACGACGTAACCAAAAATTTGATGTTCTGATAGAATATCCATAACATCTTTGGTATCTTCTTTAGTAAAGTTCCAAAACACCACAACGCCATCCCTAAAAATGAAGGTTTCACGGGATTCCGGCGAATTCTCTTTAAGCGTATGAACCAAATCGACTTCCCCTTTTATTTGATACGCAGAATCggttatgtttaattttgttaaactcGGTACAATTTTTTCTAGATTATATTTCGCCGGGCTTCCGTAAGCGgcaattttgtataaatcCGTCGTATGCGCTTCTGGATACTTTTTATAACCGGCTGATTTAAAAACGTGAGTTTTAACCTCCATGAAAATGTTGTTATCGTTAAACTCGTTTTTGTGATCCTTAAATTTTTCCAAGTACCAATTCTGCCACGTTCGACGCATCATTCCTCTAAAACGCGGCAAAATCGTATGCTTTtcaccaaaaatattattcaatttcattttgattaattcgaaAAAGATTGTCTAAACGTCATTGttgatatatataaatatgatatatgtaaatatatatacagtgatacaataaagtctacatacagccCGGAAAATGACAATATCTCAACTCCCGAAAtgtaattcattattatttactaattaacaaaatatgtAAGAAGTCCatattatttccatattttacaTAAGAACTatataagtattattaatcaaggggaacacaaaacataatcatatctttaactcaaaaaagttTACATACAGtcctaaaaaaaatctatcagTGGCCGTTATAGCTAGTTCTAGAGACAGTAGTAAGTAGcgtagttagcataagatatcattatgttgcatatttttattgaactaaaactggaactaacactagacctagaactagaaacattcggatttagccgcacgtctctcaagacggctaaacccgaatgattctagttctgggtcttgtgttagttctagtgatagtgctagtgtaaaacaagaactaacactagacctagaaacattcgagtttagccgcacgtctctcaagacggctaaacccgaatgaatctagttctaggtcttgtgttagttctagtgatagttctagttttagtacaataaaaacaggcaacatagtgatatcttatgctaactagcgctacctatcactagaactaacacaagacctagaactagaaacattcggatttagccgcacgtctcttaagacggctaaacccgatactttctagttctaggtctagtgctagttctagttttagtgcaataaaaatatgcagcatagtgatatcttatgctaattagcgctacctaccactgtcactagaactaatattagacttagaactagatgtattcggatttagccgcacgtctctcaagacggctaaacccgaatgattctagttctagatcgtgtgttagttctagtgatagtgctagtgccaacctcgaactaacactagaccttgaactagaaacattcggatttagccgcacgtctctcaagacggctaaatccgaatgattctagttctaggtcttgtgttagttctagtgccaacctcgaactaacactagactttgaactagaaacattcggatttagccgcacgtctctcaagacggctaaatccgaatgattctagttctaggtcttgtgttagttctagtgatagtgctagtgccaACCtcaaactaacactaaaccttgaactagaaacattcggatttagccgcacgtctctcaagacggctaaacccgaatgattctagttctaggtcttgtgttagttctagtgatagtgctagtgccaacctcgaactaacactagaccttgaactagaaacattcggatttagccgcacatctctcaagacggctaaacccgaatgattctagttctagatcttgtgttagttgtagtgatagtgtaaaactagaactaacactagacctagaaccagaaagtatcgggtttagccgtgtgtcTCTCAaggtggctaaacccgaatgattctagttctagatcttgtgttagttgtagtgatagtgtaaaactagaactaacactagacctagaaccagaaagtatcgggtttagccgtgtgtcTCTCAaggtggctaaacccgaatgattctagttctagatcttgtgttagttgtagtga
Proteins encoded:
- the LOC111416736 gene encoding required for meiotic nuclear division protein 1 homolog isoform X2, translated to MKLNNIFGEKHTILPRFRGMMRRTWQNWYLEKFKDHKNEFNDNNIFMEVKTHVFKSAGYKKYPEAHTTDLYKIAAYGSPAKYNLEKIVPSLTKLNITDSAYQIKGEVDLVHTLKENSPESRETFIFRDGVVVFWNFTKEDTKDVMDILSEHQIFGYVVDHHMQSFDVNYYTLSKRPDGVFTLPENNNFHEKYVTSCMLATSVSLTIWQTVLELYLHNILENVAHDMNIGYTVKATRREVEQLHGNLSSLTFFMEINDHVYQRIAKGEQAKMDHFHKELWIQNSIHRRIKDLQKRLFHCNEISNLILVLTSHRKHRRSFRIYYMGSIATILFAMLSTLYKIRALREQRKQKA
- the LOC111416736 gene encoding required for meiotic nuclear division protein 1 homolog isoform X1, translated to MKLNNIFGEKHTILPRFRGMMRRTWQNWYLEKFKDHKNEFNDNNIFMEVKTHVFKSAGYKKYPEAHTTDLYKIAAYGSPAKYNLEKIVPSLTKLNITDSAYQIKGEVDLVHTLKENSPESRETFIFRDGVVVFWNFTKEDTKDVMDILSEHQIFGYVVDHHMQSFDVNYYTLSKSRYCSIGPDGVFTLPENNNFHEKYVTSCMLATSVSLTIWQTVLELYLHNILENVAHDMNIGYTVKATRREVEQLHGNLSSLTFFMEINDHVYQRIAKGEQAKMDHFHKELWIQNSIHRRIKDLQKRLFHCNEISNLILVLTSHRKHRRSFRIYYMGSIATILFAMLSTLYKIRALREQRKQKA
- the LOC111416736 gene encoding uncharacterized protein isoform X3 produces the protein MKLNNIFGEKHTILPRFRGMMRRTWQNWYLEKFKDHKNEFNDNNIFMEVKTHVFKSAGYKKYPEAHTTDLYKIAAYGSPAKYNLEKIVPSLTKLNITDSAYQIKGEVDLVHTLKENSPESRETFIFRDGVVVFWNFTKEDTKDVMDILSEHQIFGYVVDHHMQSFDVNYYTLSKSRYCSIGPDGVFTLPENNNFHEKKRCSRYEYWVHRKSYKERSRTVTWKFIVFDVLHGD